The Magnetococcus sp. PR-3 DNA segment GTTCGGGCACGCGAGGGTAGTGTTACGGTATTGGATGTTCGCCCACCTGAGGAGTATGCTGCGGGTCATTTACCCGGCGCCATTAATATTCCCCTAAAGGAGCTTGAGGCACGTCTGGCGCAACTGCCCAGCGGGCAGGAGGTGGTGGCCTATTGTCGAGGTCCCTACTGTGTGTTGTCCTTTGAGACCGTCGCCATTCTTCGCGCTAAAGGGATCAAAGCACGCCGTCTTCAGGATGGCATGCCCGAGTGGCGATTGGCTGGCCTGCCTGTGGAAGGGGCAAACCCAAGCGACGACCCCGTGCATTAACAGACCAGGTATCGTTTTTTCAAAACCCTATGCGCTGTGTTTTAATCCTTTAAAGCCCGCTTGAGCCGCTCCAAATCATCCACATGACCGGTGCAGATCAGAATATCGTCCCCATGGATGATAAAGTCATCATGGGGTTTAAAATGCATTTCGGTATCCCGTACAAAACCCATGACAATGACATCGTAAATATGGCTGATGCGGGAATCCCCCAAGCTCATATTGCAGAAACTGGATGCTTTAGGGACCAACAGCTCTTCAATTTCCAGATCCACATGGTCCCGTCGCAGGGCCAAATCAAAAAAGCGTAAAGCGGTAGGGCGTAAGGCGGTATAAGCCATATACTGACCACCATCAAACGAGGGGGAGATGGCGCGGTCTGCACCTACCTTCATTAACCGTTTGACCGATGCATCACTACCTGCAGCGACAATGATATAACAATCCTCCCGGCTTTCTCGGATGGTGAGAATCATATAGACATTGGTGGCTTCATTATCAATGGCACTAACCACACCGCGGGCACGTGTTAAACCCATACGGTTCCAGGTCTCCTCATCGGAGACATCCCCCATAATGGCGGTCCAACCTTTGCGGATGGCGTCATCCACCAAATCTTGTTTCTGCTCAACCACACAAAATGAGCGCCCCTCAGCTTGCAGTGTGCGGCAGATCGCCTGACCGGTAAGGTTTAGTCCACACACAATAAAGTGATCACGGAGTTTCTCTACCTGCCGCTCCATACGTTGCTCCTTCAACTCAAAAATCCGCTCTGACAGGGCCGAGACAATAATGGAGGTCATTAAAACCGTAACCCACATGCCGACCAGGGTACCGGTTATGGCAACCATGCGACCGGCATCGGTAGCAGGGGTGATATCCCCATAGCCCACCGTGGTAATGGTAATAATGGTCCAA contains these protein-coding regions:
- a CDS encoding NAD-binding protein, with the translated sequence MAYQRRKRGRIKSIFYHLLEDPTSRARNAFNILMMLIVIASLTEMALESDPNLTFEERAFFDFLETAFSVIFLIEYMLRWWVCSDFTLDFDEAFQRERRRSHRHKTYLAMFRALRTAIMFKVRWMRQPLSIVDLLAILPMFRAFRLLRVLRVLRVLKLFRYSKRLTFFSNIITERAFELTSLFTISAVVFGMVSLAFFVVERGHNPDITNLWEALYWTIITITTVGYGDITPATDAGRMVAITGTLVGMWVTVLMTSIIVSALSERIFELKEQRMERQVEKLRDHFIVCGLNLTGQAICRTLQAEGRSFCVVEQKQDLVDDAIRKGWTAIMGDVSDEETWNRMGLTRARGVVSAIDNEATNVYMILTIRESREDCYIIVAAGSDASVKRLMKVGADRAISPSFDGGQYMAYTALRPTALRFFDLALRRDHVDLEIEELLVPKASSFCNMSLGDSRISHIYDVIVMGFVRDTEMHFKPHDDFIIHGDDILICTGHVDDLERLKRALKD